Proteins co-encoded in one Dreissena polymorpha isolate Duluth1 chromosome 12, UMN_Dpol_1.0, whole genome shotgun sequence genomic window:
- the LOC127852268 gene encoding uncharacterized protein LOC127852268 isoform X1 has translation MLISGLVLCLLKLACVLDPTSAQWNQGQRSTSQSRSRPNQVAEVQPNARTHIGQSIQHSQSGRNIQLIRGNPIRNLNVQSNVPLHQGSNQGGQTQRITNRSPNPNRQSRAMQRPSPNQGRTGTGSSSSRIRNIPSQQFTRQSQNVQRTVQHQQEASRSRGLNQILQTIASEQRRNPASGAIPEKTLTLAPNATDHFYNTLINEFVRELENRVVASNANTHQSLSTTGQVHLSPQNVLPIAHHVLPQHIGGLMPVGFSPFGFSPLYMGSFYPQDPDNIDYPDPVQIPDPVKPTDAPVVNAKTTTSGITEPTTIDPIVLTTQSPEFTSPTPLDVTNSTVVIDTTVNTSTIISNSSTPSDLKHVEITTTVSVKPAADLVNNSTKRPDIATVNKDVAATVGKPEQLHGANGTLSNPQESTNITTGIANTTLIHVTTALPAKAQSKKGNHSSV, from the exons ATGTTGATTTCTGGATTGGTATTGTGTCTTCTCAAACTTGCCTGCGTATTAGATCCG ACTTCTGCGCAATGGAATCAAGGGCAAAGGTCAACGTCGCAGTCAAGGTCAAGACCGAATCAGGTCGCGGAAGTGCAGCCTAATGCTCGGACTCATATTGGGCAGAGTATTCAGCATTCACAGAGTGGTCGAAATATACAACTAATTCGAG GTAATCCGATCCGTAACTTGAACGTGCAAAGCAACGTTCCTTTACACCAAGGTTCCAATCAAGGCGGACAGACTCAACGTATTACAAACCGCTCGCCTAAC CCAAACAGACAATCTCGCGCCATGCAAAGGCCATCTCCTAATCAGGGAAGAACCGGTACCGGAAGTTCGTCTTCACGTATACGCAATATTCCCAGCCAACAATTTACACGACAGTCTCAAAACGTGCAGAGAACAGTGCAACATCAACAAGAAGCATCTCGCTCCCGTGGTCTGAATCAGATACTTCAAACCATCGCTTCTGAGCAAAGAAGAAACCCCGCATCGGGAGCTATTCCAgaaaaaactttgacattggcgCCAAACGCTACGGATCATTTTTATAACACATTGATAAATGAATTTGTTAGAGAGCTTGAGAATCGTGTGGTTGCTAGTAACGCCAATACGCATCAATCTCTTTCAACAACTGGACAGGTCCATTTATCTCCGCAAAACGTTTTGCCAATCGCTCATCACGTCCTTCCACAACATATTGGAGGACTTATGCCTGTTGGATTCAGCCCTTTTGGATTTAGTCCTTTGTATATGGGTTCGTTTTATCCCCAAGATCCCGATAACATTGATTACCCAGATCCAGTGCAAATCCCAGATCCTGTGAAGCCAACGGATGCTCCAGTAGTGAATGCAAAGACAACAACCAGCGGAATTACCGAGCCAACGACCATAGACCCAATAGTTCTAACAACACAAAGTCCAGAGTTCACGTCGCCCACTCCCTTGGACGTTACTAATAGCACTGTGGTCATCGATACCACAGTCAATACTTCGACTATTATCTCAAATTCTAGCACACCTTCTGACCTGAAACATGTAGAAATAACAACAACTGTATCGGTAAAACCAGCTGCTGATTTGGTGAACAATTCAACGAAAAGGCCGGATATTGCAACAGTAAATAAGGACGTCGCCGCTACCGTTGGAAAACCAGAACAACTCCATGGGGCCAACGGAACGTTGTCAAACCCTCAGGAAAgcacaaatatcacaactgggATTGCGAACACAACATTAATACATGTGACTACTGCTTTGCCTGCAAAAGCCCAAAGCAAGAAGGGGAATCATTCATCAGTGTAG
- the LOC127852268 gene encoding uncharacterized protein LOC127852268 isoform X2, which yields MTQTSAQWNQGQRSTSQSRSRPNQVAEVQPNARTHIGQSIQHSQSGRNIQLIRGNPIRNLNVQSNVPLHQGSNQGGQTQRITNRSPNPNRQSRAMQRPSPNQGRTGTGSSSSRIRNIPSQQFTRQSQNVQRTVQHQQEASRSRGLNQILQTIASEQRRNPASGAIPEKTLTLAPNATDHFYNTLINEFVRELENRVVASNANTHQSLSTTGQVHLSPQNVLPIAHHVLPQHIGGLMPVGFSPFGFSPLYMGSFYPQDPDNIDYPDPVQIPDPVKPTDAPVVNAKTTTSGITEPTTIDPIVLTTQSPEFTSPTPLDVTNSTVVIDTTVNTSTIISNSSTPSDLKHVEITTTVSVKPAADLVNNSTKRPDIATVNKDVAATVGKPEQLHGANGTLSNPQESTNITTGIANTTLIHVTTALPAKAQSKKGNHSSV from the exons ATGACACAG ACTTCTGCGCAATGGAATCAAGGGCAAAGGTCAACGTCGCAGTCAAGGTCAAGACCGAATCAGGTCGCGGAAGTGCAGCCTAATGCTCGGACTCATATTGGGCAGAGTATTCAGCATTCACAGAGTGGTCGAAATATACAACTAATTCGAG GTAATCCGATCCGTAACTTGAACGTGCAAAGCAACGTTCCTTTACACCAAGGTTCCAATCAAGGCGGACAGACTCAACGTATTACAAACCGCTCGCCTAAC CCAAACAGACAATCTCGCGCCATGCAAAGGCCATCTCCTAATCAGGGAAGAACCGGTACCGGAAGTTCGTCTTCACGTATACGCAATATTCCCAGCCAACAATTTACACGACAGTCTCAAAACGTGCAGAGAACAGTGCAACATCAACAAGAAGCATCTCGCTCCCGTGGTCTGAATCAGATACTTCAAACCATCGCTTCTGAGCAAAGAAGAAACCCCGCATCGGGAGCTATTCCAgaaaaaactttgacattggcgCCAAACGCTACGGATCATTTTTATAACACATTGATAAATGAATTTGTTAGAGAGCTTGAGAATCGTGTGGTTGCTAGTAACGCCAATACGCATCAATCTCTTTCAACAACTGGACAGGTCCATTTATCTCCGCAAAACGTTTTGCCAATCGCTCATCACGTCCTTCCACAACATATTGGAGGACTTATGCCTGTTGGATTCAGCCCTTTTGGATTTAGTCCTTTGTATATGGGTTCGTTTTATCCCCAAGATCCCGATAACATTGATTACCCAGATCCAGTGCAAATCCCAGATCCTGTGAAGCCAACGGATGCTCCAGTAGTGAATGCAAAGACAACAACCAGCGGAATTACCGAGCCAACGACCATAGACCCAATAGTTCTAACAACACAAAGTCCAGAGTTCACGTCGCCCACTCCCTTGGACGTTACTAATAGCACTGTGGTCATCGATACCACAGTCAATACTTCGACTATTATCTCAAATTCTAGCACACCTTCTGACCTGAAACATGTAGAAATAACAACAACTGTATCGGTAAAACCAGCTGCTGATTTGGTGAACAATTCAACGAAAAGGCCGGATATTGCAACAGTAAATAAGGACGTCGCCGCTACCGTTGGAAAACCAGAACAACTCCATGGGGCCAACGGAACGTTGTCAAACCCTCAGGAAAgcacaaatatcacaactgggATTGCGAACACAACATTAATACATGTGACTACTGCTTTGCCTGCAAAAGCCCAAAGCAAGAAGGGGAATCATTCATCAGTGTAG